One window from the genome of Bacilli bacterium encodes:
- the rplV gene encoding 50S ribosomal protein L22 → MKAKAVARHVRIAPRKARLVVDLIRGKDVGEAIAILRHTPKAASPILEKLLNSAIANAEHNYSMNPNDLKISEIYVDGGPIMKRFQPHAQGRAFRINKRTSHITLVVSEK, encoded by the coding sequence GTGAAAGCCAAAGCAGTAGCTAGACATGTTCGGATAGCTCCCCGCAAGGCGAGACTGGTCGTGGACCTGATTCGCGGCAAGGACGTCGGCGAAGCAATCGCAATTTTACGCCACACGCCGAAAGCTGCTTCTCCGATTCTGGAGAAATTGCTGAACTCCGCGATCGCCAATGCCGAGCATAACTATTCGATGAATCCGAACGATTTGAAAATATCGGAAATTTATGTGGATGGCGGCCCGATCATGAAACGGTTTCAACCGCATGCGCAAGGGCGGGCGTTCCGCATTAACAAACGAACGAGCCACATTACGTTAGTGGTATCTGAAAAATAA
- the rpsC gene encoding 30S ribosomal protein S3, which yields MGQKVNPVGLRIGIIRDWESKWYAGKDYGQLLLEDVKIREYLKNKLKDASVSHIDIERAANRVNVTIHTAKPGMVIGKGGTEVENIRVHLANLTNKKVHINISEIKNPELDAVLVAESIAQQLERRISFRRAMKQAIQRTMRAGAKGIKAAVSGRLGGAEIARSEGYSEGTVPLHTLRADIDYGTAEAHTTYGRIGVKVWIYRGEVLPSKKKASEEGGQ from the coding sequence GTGGGTCAAAAGGTAAATCCGGTGGGCTTGAGAATCGGCATCATCCGCGATTGGGAGTCCAAATGGTACGCAGGCAAAGATTACGGGCAGCTTTTGCTCGAAGACGTCAAAATCCGTGAATATTTGAAAAACAAATTAAAGGACGCGTCCGTTTCCCATATCGATATCGAACGTGCGGCCAACCGCGTGAATGTAACGATTCACACTGCGAAGCCGGGAATGGTTATCGGCAAAGGCGGCACGGAAGTGGAAAACATTCGCGTTCATTTGGCGAATCTGACAAATAAAAAAGTTCATATCAATATCTCGGAAATTAAAAATCCTGAATTGGACGCTGTTTTGGTGGCTGAAAGCATCGCGCAGCAACTGGAACGCCGCATTTCATTCCGGAGGGCGATGAAACAGGCGATCCAGCGTACGATGCGCGCGGGAGCGAAAGGCATTAAAGCGGCGGTAAGCGGCCGGCTTGGCGGAGCGGAAATTGCCCGCAGCGAAGGTTACAGCGAAGGAACGGTACCGTTGCATACGCTTCGCGCCGATATTGATTATGGCACAGCGGAAGCACATACAACCTACGGACGAATCGGCGTGAAAGTTTGGATTTACCGTGGTGAAGTTCTTCCGTCCAAAAAGAAAGC
- the rpsS gene encoding 30S ribosomal protein S19 yields MGRSLKKGPFVDAYLMKKVEEMNKGKKAVIKTWSRRSTIFPQFVGHTFAVYDGRKHVPVYVTEDMVGHKLGEFAPTRTYKGHTDEDRKTGKR; encoded by the coding sequence ATGGGACGCAGCCTGAAAAAAGGGCCGTTTGTTGATGCTTACCTGATGAAGAAAGTGGAAGAAATGAACAAAGGGAAAAAAGCCGTGATCAAGACGTGGTCGCGCCGCTCGACGATATTCCCGCAGTTTGTCGGCCACACGTTTGCCGTCTATGACGGACGCAAGCACGTGCCGGTATATGTTACGGAAGACATGGTCGGACATAAATTGGGTGAATTCGCGCCGACCCGCACGTACAAAGGGCATACGGATGAGGATCGGAAAACGGGCAAGAGATAA